The following proteins are co-located in the Maridesulfovibrio sp. genome:
- a CDS encoding helix-turn-helix transcriptional regulator: protein MDKNSDNKTSKLSSKLEEDTLNPTSFGSRVQLCREKLGLSQESLATKVGVSGNTIQSYEKGNYPKGKNAIELAKIFEVSLDWLLMGIGRPQSEKPEILSDISEMTRSNYELDPLSRAFIYPHERLEFLRIQKGWTQESLAATARVPVAKVKELESPSVSEDISAITMIADVLFVSLEWLLTGEGPRQKFAATPQEDGYRQRCEQLEAELVKEREENRALNKESRELMRENGDLRVELERMKARAAPDQETPNEAHRKAG, encoded by the coding sequence GTGGATAAAAATAGTGACAATAAAACTTCAAAGTTGAGTTCAAAGTTAGAAGAAGATACTTTGAACCCAACTTCTTTTGGTTCAAGGGTTCAGCTGTGTCGTGAAAAACTTGGTTTGTCACAGGAGTCCTTGGCAACAAAAGTTGGTGTAAGTGGAAACACAATCCAGTCTTACGAGAAAGGCAATTATCCTAAGGGAAAAAATGCAATTGAACTCGCAAAGATATTTGAGGTGTCTCTGGATTGGCTTCTTATGGGCATTGGTCGACCACAGAGTGAAAAGCCTGAGATTTTAAGCGATATCTCCGAAATGACACGCTCAAATTATGAGCTTGACCCTTTAAGCCGAGCTTTCATATATCCACATGAAAGACTTGAATTTCTTCGTATACAAAAGGGATGGACGCAGGAAAGCCTAGCCGCAACTGCAAGAGTGCCTGTGGCAAAGGTAAAAGAGCTGGAGTCTCCATCTGTATCAGAGGATATTTCAGCCATCACAATGATTGCTGACGTTCTTTTTGTTTCATTAGAATGGCTACTTACTGGGGAAGGTCCTCGGCAGAAATTCGCCGCAACTCCTCAAGAAGATGGGTACCGCCAACGGTGCGAGCAGCTTGAAGCAGAGCTGGTGAAAGAACGCGAAGAGAATCGTGCTTTGAATAAAGAAAGCCGGGAGCTTATGCGCGAGAACGGAGACCTGAGAGTAGAGCTGGAACGAATGAAGGCCAGGGCCGCACCGGACCAAGAAACGCCCAATGAAGCCCATCGAAAGGCAGGGTAA
- a CDS encoding response regulator, whose product MPRILVVDDDPISRQVLKAMLEKEGHLVTEAEDGVKAVKGDDRNLIDLVITDIFMPEKEGVQTVRELMKENPDIKIIAVSGGSSSANYDSLDWIKMFGVKYTFTKPFNATAILAAIDDLLGS is encoded by the coding sequence ATGCCCCGGATTCTCGTCGTAGATGATGATCCAATTTCACGTCAGGTTCTTAAAGCAATGCTTGAGAAAGAAGGGCACCTTGTTACGGAAGCCGAAGATGGAGTCAAGGCTGTAAAGGGGGACGACCGTAATCTGATCGATTTGGTTATCACAGATATTTTTATGCCGGAAAAAGAAGGCGTACAGACTGTCAGGGAATTGATGAAGGAAAACCCGGATATAAAAATTATCGCAGTATCCGGAGGAAGTTCTTCAGCAAATTATGATTCGCTTGATTGGATTAAAATGTTTGGGGTGAAATACACTTTCACTAAACCTTTTAATGCTACTGCTATTTTGGCCGCTATAGATGACCTGCTTGGATCATAA
- a CDS encoding pentapeptide repeat-containing protein, whose amino-acid sequence MKTYITSHIGIIVLILIWNSSRPLYNLYEYSGTRAIWEKLSPPPPKYMDNSPKPSTFMLWIMSIYFVLFGIASNRYEQTVHSYELRVLNFQTQMASEYRAEACVNLARLQKMRVPIKPIVYDFYDTISSFFAEEEYTEGQKLLISILEMYRFDLNKANLIGANMSGAYLYKADLRRAKLYRANLTKTNLKKANLKKADLSGAKLIKAKLTNCNLTKAKLKGVDLTQANLTKANMEGANFKGAYLLSADLKESNLHDAYFKKANLKKVNFKGANLIGANLTDTNLTGANLTRANLNDAKLSGSNLTGAILVQTNLMGVDLTEVDITKAKTLYKAKLPISAKKALKKAYPQLFAQPHWYKYANTSKHTS is encoded by the coding sequence ATGAAAACATACATTACATCTCACATTGGAATTATTGTCCTAATCCTGATCTGGAATTCATCAAGGCCGCTCTACAATTTATATGAATATTCCGGCACACGTGCAATCTGGGAGAAATTATCTCCACCTCCACCAAAATATATGGACAACTCGCCAAAACCAAGCACTTTTATGTTATGGATTATGAGCATTTATTTTGTTCTATTTGGTATAGCATCAAATAGATATGAACAGACAGTGCACTCATATGAATTAAGAGTCTTAAACTTTCAAACGCAAATGGCTTCTGAGTACAGAGCAGAAGCTTGTGTCAATTTAGCTCGCCTGCAAAAGATGAGAGTCCCCATAAAACCTATAGTCTATGACTTCTACGATACTATCAGCTCTTTCTTTGCCGAAGAAGAATATACTGAAGGCCAAAAACTCCTAATTTCAATACTGGAAATGTATAGATTTGACCTTAACAAGGCTAATTTAATAGGAGCCAATATGTCAGGGGCATATTTATACAAAGCCGATTTAAGACGTGCCAAACTGTACAGGGCGAATCTGACAAAAACAAACTTGAAAAAAGCGAATCTTAAAAAAGCAGATCTTTCAGGAGCAAAACTTATTAAAGCCAAGCTAACAAACTGCAATCTAACAAAAGCGAAACTCAAAGGTGTAGACTTAACGCAAGCAAATTTAACAAAAGCCAATATGGAAGGAGCTAATTTCAAAGGAGCTTACCTCCTAAGCGCGGACCTCAAAGAATCCAATCTCCATGACGCATATTTTAAGAAAGCCAACCTTAAAAAAGTAAACTTCAAAGGGGCAAACTTAATCGGCGCAAACCTAACTGATACAAATCTTACTGGTGCAAATCTTACTAGAGCAAATTTAAACGATGCGAAGCTATCTGGATCCAATCTAACTGGAGCAATCCTAGTACAAACAAATCTTATGGGAGTTGATCTTACCGAAGTTGATATAACTAAAGCCAAAACCCTCTACAAAGCAAAACTCCCTATTTCAGCAAAAAAGGCACTAAAAAAAGCATACCCACAGCTATTCGCTCAGCCTCATTGGTATAAATATGCCAACACCTCAAAGCACACCAGTTAA
- a CDS encoding DDE-type integrase/transposase/recombinase, with the protein MCKYYSTAKIAQNIGLTVKGLLLRADRENWTARPRKGKGGGNEYAFDTLPQDVQTAILKAEATELEKQNLPVTIQAETPEAVVPDWSYDLGMARYRLVLEWRDYVSKNKGKMKKSEMLVAFINAFNTGLLLPKEGEILGQVSDKSLYRWDKKLKDAGNDYKILCDKRGAWSKGGKKGLGQISPEAEQAFLGCWLLPSQPSMMLAWKSMKIVLERQQQTCPGYKQVTRFAKRFKGQFPDLVILKREGEKALKDKHAPYITRDPSLLKEAGQVLFCDGHTLNIQCIHPVTGLPFRPTLILWFDWYSRMPVGWEIMPSEDTVAISSALKMSVKNLGKYPITVYLDNGKAFKSKYFQETNPDLGELDGLYSRLGINVQFSRPYEARTKIVERFFRTFNDQCARLLPSYIGENVASKPAWMKRNENYHSKNHNDWKPTLTEMSHIFSLYVNWYSTQYQDDLNGTPWERFEPGQGPGVDVAELERHFMWRKRFEKADRCGFTISKIRFESYEGLYRWGNPFYVMYSWSDLSTVYLYDEENRPLGTATPVEAHHPLAKLHGTELDQLKVKDAIKKQNALKADTMRLAKEMDVSLDESGLNSLPWMGQQKQPLTIVSKKKEAPKKAIAPEEKERLEALQAKIKTLPTATDPRPDFFESELDKYEWCFNQAVAKGHQISPADLEFMREYENSDEYVNNTGARFEQLKQLYTKAHAESV; encoded by the coding sequence ATGTGTAAGTATTACTCCACCGCAAAAATAGCACAAAACATAGGCTTAACAGTTAAAGGCTTATTACTTCGTGCTGACCGTGAGAACTGGACAGCCCGGCCTCGTAAGGGCAAAGGCGGCGGTAACGAGTATGCTTTTGACACATTACCGCAGGACGTACAGACCGCGATCCTGAAGGCGGAAGCAACGGAACTGGAAAAACAGAACCTGCCCGTAACAATTCAGGCCGAGACCCCGGAAGCTGTTGTGCCTGACTGGTCTTATGACCTCGGCATGGCTCGTTACAGGCTGGTGCTTGAATGGCGCGACTACGTTTCCAAAAACAAAGGCAAGATGAAGAAGTCCGAAATGCTGGTCGCATTCATCAACGCCTTTAACACCGGTCTGCTTCTGCCTAAAGAAGGCGAAATATTAGGTCAGGTCTCAGATAAGAGCCTGTACCGCTGGGACAAGAAGCTTAAAGATGCTGGTAATGATTACAAAATCCTTTGCGACAAGCGCGGGGCTTGGTCCAAAGGCGGCAAGAAGGGGTTAGGCCAGATCAGCCCGGAAGCTGAACAGGCCTTCCTCGGCTGCTGGCTTCTGCCCTCACAGCCTTCAATGATGTTGGCCTGGAAGAGCATGAAAATTGTGCTGGAACGTCAACAGCAGACTTGCCCAGGCTATAAACAGGTCACCCGTTTCGCAAAGCGTTTCAAGGGTCAATTCCCTGATCTTGTTATCCTGAAACGTGAGGGAGAAAAGGCCCTCAAAGACAAGCATGCCCCGTACATCACCCGTGATCCTTCACTGCTTAAAGAAGCTGGACAGGTGCTGTTCTGCGACGGTCATACCCTTAACATTCAGTGCATTCACCCTGTTACCGGTCTTCCGTTCCGGCCTACACTTATCCTCTGGTTCGACTGGTATTCCCGTATGCCCGTAGGCTGGGAAATCATGCCCTCGGAAGACACGGTAGCTATTTCCTCAGCCTTAAAGATGTCTGTTAAGAATCTCGGTAAGTACCCGATCACCGTTTATCTCGATAACGGTAAGGCTTTCAAATCAAAATATTTCCAAGAGACTAACCCCGATCTTGGCGAACTGGACGGCCTGTATTCCCGACTTGGCATTAATGTTCAATTCAGCCGCCCCTATGAAGCCCGAACTAAGATCGTGGAACGGTTTTTTCGCACCTTCAATGACCAATGCGCCCGGTTGCTGCCTTCCTACATAGGGGAAAACGTTGCTTCCAAGCCAGCATGGATGAAGCGGAACGAGAATTATCACTCCAAGAATCACAACGACTGGAAGCCAACGCTGACAGAGATGTCCCACATATTCAGCCTGTATGTGAACTGGTACAGCACACAGTACCAGGACGATTTGAACGGCACCCCTTGGGAGCGGTTCGAGCCGGGACAGGGACCGGGCGTTGATGTTGCCGAGCTGGAGCGTCATTTCATGTGGCGCAAGCGGTTTGAGAAGGCGGACAGATGCGGTTTTACAATCTCAAAAATCCGTTTCGAATCATACGAAGGCCTCTACCGCTGGGGTAATCCTTTCTACGTCATGTACTCCTGGAGCGACCTCTCCACCGTCTACCTTTACGATGAAGAGAATCGCCCGCTGGGTACTGCAACCCCTGTTGAAGCACATCACCCGCTTGCAAAATTACACGGCACTGAACTGGATCAGCTCAAAGTCAAAGACGCTATCAAAAAACAGAACGCCCTCAAGGCTGACACCATGAGGCTTGCCAAAGAAATGGACGTTTCCCTTGATGAATCCGGCCTTAACTCCCTGCCTTGGATGGGACAGCAAAAACAGCCTCTTACCATCGTTTCCAAGAAGAAAGAGGCCCCGAAGAAAGCGATCGCGCCGGAAGAGAAAGAGCGTTTGGAGGCTTTACAGGCCAAGATCAAGACCCTGCCCACTGCTACCGATCCGCGCCCTGACTTCTTTGAATCCGAACTGGACAAGTACGAATGGTGTTTCAATCAAGCCGTTGCCAAGGGCCACCAAATTTCACCCGCTGACCTTGAATTCATGCGGGAATACGAGAACTCGGATGAGTATGTGAACAATACAGGAGCACGATTTGAACAACTTAAACAGCTTTACACCAAAGCCCATGCGGAGAGCGTATGA
- a CDS encoding THUMP domain-containing protein, which yields MLDFERKSIVLVTCPKNFSPYLAEEMGRLGYKVRAELPAGVETKASLNDCMRLNLWVRCGHRVMYQLKRFKADNPDQMYNQVKDMVWEKILTPDGYLTVTSSVRTETVNDSRFANVKVKDAIVDRIREKTGRRPSSGPEMSGIVVFLHWKDDECTVYLDTSGVPLSRRGYRKFPAKAPLQETLAATLIRAAKWYGRGNFVSPMCGSGTLAIEAALVALNGAPGLMRDNYAFMKIPGYNPEYWDNLCIDAEDRERDSIDGRIIATDIDPEVVEAARKNARAAGVEHHIEFDVCDFRETEVPDGEGIVIMNPEYGERLGSKTKLEKIYTAIGDFLKNKCQGYKGYIFTGNLELAKFIGLKASQRLIFYNAKIECRLLEFEIFKGSRKSRY from the coding sequence ATGTTGGATTTTGAACGTAAAAGTATTGTGTTGGTAACATGTCCCAAGAATTTCAGCCCTTATCTTGCGGAAGAGATGGGCAGGCTGGGCTATAAGGTCCGGGCCGAACTTCCTGCGGGGGTGGAAACCAAAGCATCCTTGAATGACTGCATGCGCCTTAACCTCTGGGTGCGTTGCGGGCATCGGGTTATGTACCAGCTTAAGCGTTTCAAAGCCGATAATCCTGATCAGATGTACAATCAGGTTAAAGATATGGTCTGGGAAAAAATTCTTACCCCGGACGGCTACCTGACAGTAACCTCATCTGTCCGCACCGAGACTGTTAATGATTCTCGCTTTGCCAACGTGAAGGTCAAGGATGCCATCGTTGACCGCATTCGCGAAAAGACAGGGCGACGTCCTTCTTCCGGTCCTGAGATGTCCGGTATTGTTGTTTTCCTGCATTGGAAAGACGATGAGTGTACCGTTTATCTTGATACCTCCGGTGTGCCTCTTTCCCGTCGCGGTTATCGTAAATTCCCGGCTAAGGCTCCTTTGCAGGAGACTTTGGCAGCAACCCTGATCCGTGCAGCCAAATGGTATGGCCGTGGAAATTTTGTTTCTCCCATGTGCGGTAGTGGAACCCTTGCAATTGAAGCCGCGCTTGTTGCTTTGAACGGTGCTCCCGGTCTGATGCGCGATAATTATGCTTTCATGAAAATACCCGGATATAATCCTGAGTACTGGGATAATCTCTGTATTGATGCGGAAGACAGGGAACGTGACTCCATAGACGGTAGAATCATTGCTACCGACATAGACCCTGAAGTCGTTGAGGCGGCAAGAAAAAATGCCCGCGCTGCCGGGGTTGAGCATCATATTGAATTTGATGTTTGTGATTTCCGAGAGACAGAGGTTCCTGATGGTGAGGGTATAGTCATAATGAACCCTGAATACGGGGAACGTCTTGGAAGCAAAACCAAGCTTGAAAAAATTTATACTGCCATCGGTGATTTCCTGAAGAACAAGTGTCAGGGATACAAGGGTTATATTTTTACCGGAAATCTTGAACTTGCTAAGTTTATCGGTCTTAAGGCTTCGCAAAGATTGATTTTTTATAATGCCAAGATTGAGTGTCGTCTGCTTGAATTTGAAATTTTCAAAGGCAGCCGCAAGTCTCGCTACTAA
- a CDS encoding PhoH family protein, with protein sequence MADKQTFRVKLEFDDVGLASVLFGAQNSNLDLIARQSGVRIESRGNSLQLISENEELIDPVAKSFTQLYKLLKSGKEVFPQDVEAAYRILCRDPKADLIKIFRDELFAVSPRKTLTPRTLTQRAYFSAIRENDMVFSVGPAGTGKTYLAVAMAVYALQRKEVKRIILTRPAVEAGEKLGFLPGDLVDKVNPYMRPLYDALYDMLDVAKVQDMIEENVIEIAPLAFMRGRTLSNAFVILDEAQNTTPEQMKMFITRLGFGSKAVVTGDITQIDLPNREPSGLVDAINILHDVRGISFIKFEDSDVIRHPLVARIVKAYDSYECRGGK encoded by the coding sequence ATGGCAGATAAACAAACATTTAGGGTTAAACTTGAATTTGATGATGTAGGACTGGCCAGCGTGCTGTTCGGTGCTCAGAATTCAAATCTTGATCTAATCGCACGCCAGTCCGGTGTCAGGATAGAGAGCAGGGGGAATTCCCTGCAGCTTATTTCTGAAAATGAAGAACTTATCGACCCGGTGGCAAAGTCATTTACCCAGCTGTATAAGTTGCTTAAATCTGGTAAGGAGGTCTTTCCGCAGGATGTGGAAGCCGCTTACCGTATTCTCTGCCGTGATCCGAAGGCCGATCTGATCAAAATTTTTCGTGACGAGCTTTTTGCGGTTTCACCCAGAAAGACGCTCACTCCAAGAACCCTGACCCAGCGTGCTTATTTTTCTGCCATCCGCGAAAATGATATGGTTTTCTCTGTCGGTCCTGCAGGAACAGGTAAAACCTATCTTGCCGTAGCCATGGCCGTTTATGCCTTGCAGCGCAAAGAGGTAAAAAGGATCATCCTTACCCGTCCTGCTGTAGAAGCCGGGGAAAAACTGGGCTTCCTGCCCGGCGACCTCGTGGATAAGGTCAATCCTTATATGCGTCCTCTTTATGACGCCCTGTATGATATGCTCGATGTGGCTAAGGTGCAGGATATGATTGAAGAAAATGTCATTGAAATCGCACCGTTGGCCTTTATGCGCGGGCGGACCCTTTCCAATGCCTTTGTCATTCTTGATGAAGCCCAGAATACTACTCCCGAGCAGATGAAGATGTTCATCACTCGTCTGGGATTTGGTTCCAAAGCAGTTGTTACCGGGGATATCACCCAGATTGACCTGCCCAACCGTGAACCTTCGGGACTGGTGGATGCCATTAATATCCTTCACGATGTACGCGGAATCAGCTTCATTAAGTTTGAGGATTCCGATGTTATCCGCCATCCGCTGGTGGCCCGGATTGTTAAAGCTTACGATTCCTACGAGTGCAGGGGTGGTAAGTAA
- a CDS encoding DUF6125 family protein, translating to MDTKEPTTLEDITEVIRQLTSHYGLWMAESVHQLGLEAALDAEKEAGDKFFKILSGKLTRALGISPQSVLDSADQDTVEKLGMALRSAWLAADGVWFQAIEHQADMTTAKRVNDTCWSRFSPLEARRAKDILELPKNGGLEGLKAALKVRMYAHLNRWEITDETENSFVFRMTDCRVQSARKRKGLPDYPCKSGGITEYTGFSREIDSRIKCV from the coding sequence ATGGACACTAAGGAGCCGACTACACTTGAGGATATCACCGAAGTTATCCGTCAATTAACAAGTCACTACGGACTTTGGATGGCAGAAAGCGTGCACCAACTTGGATTGGAGGCAGCATTAGACGCGGAGAAAGAGGCCGGTGACAAATTCTTTAAGATTCTTTCCGGAAAGCTGACTCGGGCACTCGGAATAAGCCCACAATCTGTTTTGGATAGCGCAGATCAAGATACTGTTGAAAAACTAGGGATGGCATTGCGATCAGCATGGCTTGCAGCGGACGGAGTTTGGTTTCAAGCCATTGAACATCAAGCAGATATGACCACAGCTAAACGTGTAAATGACACTTGTTGGTCCAGATTCTCCCCACTAGAAGCAAGACGGGCCAAGGACATATTAGAGTTGCCTAAAAACGGGGGACTGGAAGGCCTTAAGGCTGCTCTTAAGGTGCGTATGTATGCTCATCTTAATCGTTGGGAAATTACTGATGAAACAGAAAATTCTTTTGTTTTCCGCATGACAGACTGCCGGGTACAAAGTGCCCGTAAGCGTAAGGGACTGCCTGATTACCCATGTAAATCCGGTGGAATTACTGAATATACAGGATTCTCCAGAGAAATTGATTCAAGAATAAAATGCGTATAG
- a CDS encoding helix-turn-helix transcriptional regulator — protein MSAAAVNPHAGVKNGRKRRPYLIMEWMDAKGLEQKDIADEAGIKAQSIVSRTIRGGANNRKVLTALKELGCPERYLGLPADMQGDQ, from the coding sequence ATGAGCGCAGCAGCAGTAAATCCTCATGCCGGAGTAAAAAACGGCAGAAAGCGTCGTCCTTATCTGATCATGGAATGGATGGATGCAAAGGGCCTTGAGCAGAAAGACATCGCTGATGAAGCTGGGATCAAAGCCCAGTCTATCGTTAGCAGGACCATTCGTGGCGGCGCGAATAATCGTAAGGTTCTGACCGCACTCAAAGAACTGGGCTGTCCTGAAAGGTATCTGGGGCTGCCTGCAGATATGCAAGGAGATCAGTAA
- the argF gene encoding ornithine carbamoyltransferase, whose amino-acid sequence MIRHLLKINDVPRSELGQLLLRAKELKDNKIRNNALEGKTVIMIFEKASTRTRVSFDVAIEQLGGHSIFMTPAESQLGRSEPLEDTAQVLSRYADALVVRTFGQDKVRTLAEHGSVPVINALTDRYHPCQVLSDMLTIYERTPDLSKVHVAWVGDGNNMAHSWINAAIYFPFYLTLAFPKGYEPDHDILSRALSMGAKINLSYDPVEAVKGAHYVNTDVFASMGQEEEQKKRELAFAAYQVNDELLKHADPDCKVMHCLPAHRGEEVTAEVLDGPRSIIFDQAENRLHMQKAILEWAVNGIEVDYDAVEKLLGPVQAVPHMHTIE is encoded by the coding sequence ATGATCAGACATCTTCTCAAAATCAATGATGTTCCCCGTTCAGAACTCGGCCAGCTCCTGCTTCGCGCAAAAGAGCTGAAAGATAATAAAATCAGGAATAACGCCCTTGAAGGGAAAACCGTTATCATGATTTTTGAAAAAGCTTCTACCCGTACACGCGTTTCCTTTGACGTTGCTATCGAACAGCTCGGCGGCCATTCTATTTTTATGACCCCTGCTGAATCCCAGCTCGGCAGAAGTGAACCGCTGGAAGATACCGCACAGGTTCTTTCCCGCTATGCGGATGCGCTTGTTGTCCGTACTTTCGGTCAGGACAAGGTTCGTACCCTTGCTGAGCACGGTTCTGTTCCGGTCATCAATGCCCTGACTGACAGATATCATCCTTGTCAGGTGTTGAGCGATATGCTGACTATCTACGAAAGAACTCCCGATCTTTCGAAAGTCCACGTGGCATGGGTCGGTGACGGAAACAACATGGCTCATTCATGGATTAATGCGGCCATTTACTTTCCTTTCTACCTGACTCTGGCATTCCCCAAGGGATATGAGCCTGACCACGACATTCTTTCCCGTGCATTGTCCATGGGTGCAAAGATCAACCTGAGCTATGATCCGGTTGAAGCGGTTAAAGGCGCACACTACGTCAATACCGATGTTTTTGCCTCCATGGGGCAGGAAGAAGAGCAGAAAAAGCGTGAACTCGCTTTTGCCGCTTATCAGGTAAATGATGAGCTGCTCAAGCATGCAGATCCTGATTGTAAAGTAATGCATTGCCTGCCCGCACACCGCGGAGAGGAAGTTACAGCTGAAGTTCTCGACGGCCCCAGATCAATCATTTTTGATCAGGCTGAAAACAGACTGCATATGCAGAAAGCTATCCTCGAATGGGCAGTTAACGGTATCGAAGTTGATTATGATGCTGTTGAAAAACTGCTCGGCCCTGTGCAGGCTGTTCCGCACATGCATACTATTGAGTAA
- the ybeY gene encoding rRNA maturation RNase YbeY, with product MGVNLSMECLPDANFPLAKRELLRMADLLLNVLGLEGFDFDLKIVNDAAIAEVNEEFLGCVGPTNVLSFPFSETPDLEKNSFLGEIVLSVDTLARETRLYGQQPEEHTVRLLAHALLHLAGYDHGLEMYALTDTAVDSVSPEVRQRILGWQ from the coding sequence ATGGGTGTGAACTTGAGTATGGAGTGTTTGCCTGATGCAAATTTTCCCCTTGCAAAAAGGGAATTGCTGCGCATGGCGGACCTGTTGCTTAATGTTCTTGGGTTGGAAGGTTTTGACTTTGATCTGAAAATAGTCAATGATGCTGCTATTGCAGAAGTTAACGAAGAATTTTTGGGATGCGTAGGGCCGACCAATGTGCTCAGTTTCCCCTTTTCCGAGACACCTGATCTGGAAAAGAACAGTTTTTTAGGAGAGATAGTTTTGTCTGTGGATACACTTGCCCGTGAAACCCGTCTCTACGGCCAGCAGCCGGAAGAGCATACTGTAAGGTTGCTTGCGCATGCGCTTCTGCACCTTGCCGGGTATGATCACGGTCTTGAAATGTATGCCCTTACTGACACTGCTGTTGACTCCGTATCTCCTGAGGTTCGACAGCGAATCTTGGGTTGGCAATAG
- the putP gene encoding sodium/proline symporter PutP, translating into MIQTETLLTFGVYLVFLLAVGWYFYKRTSDIEGYILGGRGLGGWVTALSAQASDMSGWLLMGLPGAVYLGGMTEAWIAIGLFVGTALNWIFVSARLRVYTQITDTLTISSFFEKRFNDPTSLLRVGSAVIILIFFTIYSSSGLVAAGKLFESMFNIDYSVAVITGAVVIVSYTFLGGFMAVCWTDFFQGGLMFFAIVLVPVLGTIDNGGISAVEAEMVARNISTSLFHNGAGVPISVMAVISTMAWGLGYFGQPHILTRFMGISSIKELPKATAVALIWVVISLAGAVVVGMVAIPMFDGLHGGEQEKVFIYMISKLFNPWVGGVLLAAILSAIMSTIDSQLLVSSSALTEDFYKKILRRDASEKELMLVGRLCVLGISIIAMSMALTPGNTVLGLVSYAWGGFGAAFGPVVLFSLFSRKTTWISALSGMIVGTLVLVFWKDSGLGATMYEIVPGFVANFLTIMAVNMFAPQKDEEILACFDEMEEALKK; encoded by the coding sequence GTGATTCAGACTGAGACTTTGCTTACTTTTGGTGTTTATCTGGTTTTCCTGCTGGCGGTGGGGTGGTACTTTTACAAACGCACATCTGACATTGAAGGCTACATCTTAGGCGGCCGTGGACTCGGCGGGTGGGTTACCGCTCTGTCTGCACAGGCCAGTGATATGTCCGGCTGGCTGCTCATGGGGCTTCCCGGCGCGGTTTATCTCGGCGGAATGACTGAGGCTTGGATTGCTATCGGCTTGTTCGTGGGTACTGCCCTGAACTGGATTTTTGTGTCCGCACGTTTGCGTGTATACACCCAGATTACTGATACCCTCACAATCTCATCCTTTTTTGAAAAACGTTTTAATGATCCAACCAGCCTGCTGCGGGTCGGTTCTGCGGTTATTATTCTGATTTTCTTTACCATTTATTCTTCATCCGGTCTGGTTGCTGCTGGCAAGCTCTTCGAGTCCATGTTCAATATTGATTACTCCGTAGCTGTTATCACCGGGGCGGTCGTAATTGTTTCCTACACTTTTCTGGGTGGATTCATGGCTGTATGCTGGACTGACTTTTTTCAGGGCGGCCTGATGTTCTTCGCTATTGTGCTTGTTCCGGTTCTTGGCACAATTGATAACGGCGGTATTTCTGCTGTTGAAGCTGAAATGGTAGCCAGGAATATTTCAACCAGCCTCTTCCATAATGGTGCAGGAGTACCTATTTCTGTCATGGCAGTAATTTCCACCATGGCTTGGGGACTTGGTTACTTCGGTCAACCGCACATTCTGACCCGTTTTATGGGTATCAGCTCCATCAAAGAACTGCCCAAAGCCACAGCTGTTGCTCTTATCTGGGTTGTGATCTCCCTTGCCGGAGCGGTTGTTGTCGGTATGGTTGCTATCCCCATGTTCGACGGTCTCCATGGCGGTGAGCAGGAGAAAGTTTTTATTTACATGATTTCCAAGCTCTTCAATCCTTGGGTGGGCGGTGTGCTGCTGGCTGCGATTTTGTCCGCGATTATGTCCACTATCGATTCCCAGCTGCTTGTTTCCTCTTCCGCGTTGACCGAAGATTTTTACAAGAAGATTCTGCGCCGTGATGCTTCTGAAAAAGAGCTTATGCTCGTAGGACGTCTTTGTGTTCTGGGAATTTCCATCATCGCCATGAGTATGGCTCTGACTCCGGGTAACACTGTTCTCGGACTCGTTTCTTACGCTTGGGGTGGATTCGGTGCTGCTTTCGGTCCTGTTGTTCTGTTTTCCCTGTTCAGCAGGAAAACAACTTGGATTTCCGCACTTTCCGGTATGATTGTCGGTACTCTTGTGCTGGTTTTCTGGAAGGATTCCGGTCTTGGTGCCACAATGTATGAAATTGTTCCCGGATTCGTAGCGAACTTCCTGACCATCATGGCAGTGAACATGTTTGCCCCGCAGAAGGACGAAGAGATTCTGGCTTGTTTTGATGAAATGGAGGAGGCTCTTAAAAAATAA